Proteins encoded by one window of Pseudomonas sp. PSKL.D1:
- a CDS encoding AzlC family ABC transporter permease, whose amino-acid sequence MHSNPPVARQAFLHGAIAILPLSLAVAPWGLLAGSMAIEANLSPWEGQGLSAIVFAGAAQLVAIGMLKGGANLVSILLTTLLLTSQHLLYGLSMRPVLSNQPVRWRLGLGFLLTDEFFALTSHYDQQQFNRWYALGVGLTFYVAWNLFTLAGIVLGQNIPHLDQLGLDFSIVATFVALIAPLVRNLATVVCVAVSLFCSVLFSYWHWETALVAAGLLGMAAGFVCQKFSGGRA is encoded by the coding sequence ATGCACAGCAACCCTCCCGTTGCCCGCCAAGCCTTCCTTCACGGCGCCATCGCCATCCTCCCGCTTTCCCTGGCGGTCGCCCCATGGGGCCTGCTGGCCGGGTCCATGGCCATAGAAGCCAACCTCAGCCCTTGGGAGGGCCAGGGGCTGTCGGCGATCGTTTTTGCCGGCGCCGCGCAGCTGGTGGCGATCGGCATGCTCAAGGGTGGCGCCAACCTGGTGTCGATCCTGCTTACCACGCTGCTGTTGACCTCTCAGCACCTGCTGTACGGCCTGTCCATGCGCCCGGTGCTGTCCAACCAGCCCGTGCGCTGGCGCCTTGGCCTGGGCTTTCTGCTGACCGATGAATTCTTTGCCTTGACCAGCCACTACGACCAGCAGCAATTCAACCGCTGGTACGCCTTGGGTGTGGGCCTGACGTTCTATGTGGCATGGAACCTGTTCACCCTGGCCGGCATCGTCCTGGGCCAGAATATTCCGCACCTGGACCAGTTGGGCCTGGACTTTTCCATCGTTGCCACCTTCGTTGCGCTGATTGCGCCGCTGGTGCGCAACCTGGCCACGGTGGTGTGCGTGGCAGTGTCGCTGTTCTGCTCGGTGCTGTTCAGTTACTGGCACTGGGAAACCGCATTGGTAGCCGCCGGCCTGCTGGGGATGGCCGCCGGTTTTGTCTGTCAGAAATTTTCCGGAGGCCGCGCATGA
- a CDS encoding tautomerase family protein yields the protein MPYVHIRVTNEGVTAEHKRMLIEGTTRMLEQVLGKPPASTFVVIEEVPTDNWGVGGETVTRLRQREQG from the coding sequence ATGCCGTACGTTCATATTCGCGTCACCAATGAGGGCGTTACTGCCGAACACAAGCGCATGCTGATCGAGGGCACCACACGCATGCTCGAACAGGTGCTGGGCAAGCCGCCGGCAAGCACCTTCGTGGTTATAGAGGAAGTGCCCACCGACAATTGGGGAGTCGGCGGGGAAACGGTGACGAGGTTGAGGCAGCGCGAGCAGGGCTGA
- a CDS encoding AzlD domain-containing protein — MTWVLIFAMGAVVFLNRYAFLEPRLPLRLSSNARQFLGFAVPGMLTAICGPIIFLPGHQLDLSPLNPYLLGALVAVGLVLLTRSVLLSMLASMLIFFILRSWLP, encoded by the coding sequence ATGACCTGGGTCCTGATTTTCGCCATGGGCGCCGTGGTGTTCCTCAATCGATATGCTTTTCTCGAACCTCGCCTGCCCCTGCGCCTGAGTTCCAACGCGCGACAGTTCCTGGGCTTTGCCGTGCCCGGCATGCTCACCGCGATTTGCGGGCCGATCATCTTTCTGCCCGGCCACCAGCTTGACCTGAGCCCGCTCAACCCCTACCTGCTGGGCGCGCTGGTGGCCGTTGGCCTGGTGCTGTTGACCCGCAGCGTATTGCTGAGCATGCTGGCGAGCATGTTGATCTTCTTTATCTTGCGCAGCTGGCTGCCATGA
- a CDS encoding LysE family translocator, which yields MNTALTATYALTVLLLIATPGPVVALIVNTAAASGSRKAMFTAVGTNWASLVLIGAAAWVILTSAAIDKMWLSTMSLLGCLFIGYIAVGTLRDCLQAPAADADEQAPKAARGGLWQGFMVGISNPKDIIFFIAFFPQFIQITESFGKSMVVLSLLWVLIDFAVLSLYIFAIGKIASQRSNRLISLASGIALLLIAVGGLAYNIKELAG from the coding sequence GTGAATACCGCACTGACTGCAACCTATGCCCTAACCGTCCTGCTGCTGATTGCCACGCCCGGCCCGGTAGTGGCACTGATCGTCAACACCGCCGCCGCCTCTGGCTCGCGCAAGGCCATGTTCACCGCCGTCGGCACCAACTGGGCGTCACTGGTGCTGATCGGTGCGGCAGCCTGGGTGATCCTCACCAGCGCAGCCATCGACAAGATGTGGCTCAGCACCATGAGCCTGCTGGGCTGCCTGTTCATCGGCTACATCGCCGTGGGCACCCTGAGGGACTGCCTGCAGGCACCTGCCGCCGACGCTGATGAGCAAGCGCCAAAAGCTGCGCGCGGCGGCCTGTGGCAAGGTTTCATGGTCGGCATTTCCAACCCGAAGGACATCATCTTCTTCATTGCCTTCTTCCCGCAGTTCATCCAGATCACCGAGTCGTTCGGCAAGAGCATGGTGGTGTTGTCGCTGCTGTGGGTGCTGATCGACTTCGCCGTGCTCAGCCTGTACATCTTCGCCATCGGCAAAATTGCTTCGCAACGCAGCAACCGCCTGATTTCGCTCGCCTCCGGCATTGCCTTGCTGTTGATTGCAGTGGGCGGCCTGGCCTACAACATCAAGGAACTGGCGGGCTGA
- a CDS encoding LysR substrate-binding domain-containing protein produces MSERIQALHALRAFEVASRYGSFTRAAEELALTQGAVSHHIKTLETMFGCDLFERRGPKLSLTEHGRLLAQELKVGFKIIENACALLRQDRYGLRLKAPSTLTVRWLLRALDGFKKVDDNCSVQLSSVWMDIDTVDFYSEPYDCAILLANGRFPADVESFKLFDEWLIPVCAPGYIARPQPELADLRQCEILHPSPDRRDWRRWLARMDALDISIDQGQVFDTLDQGISAAQQGLGISVVDLVLASADLAAGRLSTPFKYAVSTGDGYYMTWLKASPKARQMHKLRDFLLSQVPPLGHKDIDYLYG; encoded by the coding sequence ATGTCGGAACGGATTCAGGCTTTGCACGCGTTGCGTGCCTTCGAGGTTGCCTCGCGCTACGGGTCATTCACCCGGGCGGCCGAAGAGCTGGCCCTGACCCAAGGCGCGGTCAGCCATCACATCAAGACCCTCGAGACCATGTTCGGTTGCGACCTGTTCGAGCGCCGCGGCCCCAAGCTGAGCCTTACCGAACACGGCCGGTTGCTGGCCCAGGAACTCAAAGTCGGCTTCAAGATCATCGAGAACGCCTGCGCACTGTTGCGCCAGGACCGTTATGGCTTACGCCTGAAAGCACCGTCGACGCTGACCGTACGCTGGCTGCTGCGGGCGCTGGACGGGTTCAAGAAAGTCGACGACAACTGCAGCGTGCAACTGTCCAGTGTGTGGATGGACATCGACACCGTGGACTTCTATTCCGAGCCCTATGACTGCGCCATCCTGCTGGCGAATGGCCGTTTTCCGGCCGATGTGGAGAGCTTCAAGCTGTTTGACGAGTGGCTGATCCCGGTGTGTGCGCCTGGCTATATTGCACGGCCTCAACCGGAGCTCGCCGACTTGCGCCAGTGCGAAATCCTGCACCCGTCGCCGGACCGCCGCGACTGGCGCCGCTGGCTGGCACGCATGGACGCGCTGGACATCAGCATCGACCAGGGCCAGGTCTTCGACACGCTGGACCAAGGTATTTCGGCTGCTCAGCAGGGCCTTGGCATTTCGGTGGTCGACCTGGTACTGGCCAGTGCCGACCTGGCTGCCGGGCGCCTGAGCACACCGTTCAAGTACGCCGTGTCCACTGGAGACGGGTACTACATGACTTGGCTCAAAGCCAGCCCGAAGGCGCGGCAAATGCACAAACTGCGTGATTTTTTGCTGAGCCAGGTGCCACCGCTGGGGCACAAGGACATCGACTACCTGTACGGCTGA
- a CDS encoding YqcI/YcgG family protein — MFTGYGNCYRLDALELATEHVRNTHHWTYKTVQHFRSILANPEFPCLFGRKAVAGETCHILFARAEQLADDIAQGLAEYVRHIAPIPVKQRIGSPLVVFLQTPPDATLAEQQALAWKVLRGVHARDPHPWPQAIPTNPDDSGWSFCYAGMPLFINMNFPGHQQMKSRNLGPHITFVINPRENFDEVANANTESGQRIRARIRERVHHYNDGVMPDSLGFFGQDDNFEWKQYQLQEAGSLNPSRCPFHAHAHASPDKQIEN; from the coding sequence ATGTTTACGGGTTATGGAAATTGCTATCGCCTGGACGCGCTAGAGCTGGCCACTGAACATGTCCGGAATACACACCACTGGACGTACAAAACCGTTCAGCACTTTCGCAGCATCCTTGCCAACCCCGAGTTCCCATGCCTGTTCGGGCGCAAGGCGGTTGCCGGTGAAACCTGCCATATTCTGTTTGCGCGGGCTGAACAACTGGCAGATGACATCGCCCAGGGCCTGGCCGAATATGTGCGCCACATTGCCCCCATTCCGGTTAAACAGCGCATCGGCAGCCCGTTGGTGGTGTTTTTGCAAACACCACCCGACGCCACGCTTGCCGAACAGCAGGCCTTGGCCTGGAAGGTACTGCGCGGCGTGCATGCCCGGGACCCGCACCCCTGGCCACAGGCCATCCCCACCAACCCGGACGACAGCGGCTGGTCGTTCTGCTACGCCGGCATGCCGCTGTTCATCAATATGAACTTCCCCGGCCACCAGCAGATGAAAAGCCGCAACCTGGGCCCGCACATCACCTTCGTCATCAACCCGCGGGAAAACTTCGACGAAGTGGCAAATGCCAATACCGAAAGTGGCCAGCGTATTCGCGCACGTATCCGCGAACGGGTGCACCACTATAACGACGGCGTCATGCCAGACAGCCTGGGCTTTTTTGGCCAGGACGACAATTTTGAATGGAAGCAATACCAACTGCAGGAAGCAGGCTCGCTCAACCCCTCGCGCTGCCCCTTTCATGCCCATGCCCACGCATCACCGGACAAACAGATCGAGAACTGA
- a CDS encoding LysR family transcriptional regulator yields MREISLDRLRTLVLIADHGSFAEAARQLNLAPPTISLHVAELEARVGAPLLTRNRNQIRPTAIGETLLARARRLLADADLALDEVRRQVEGLTGRVRLGASTGAIAHLLPKALEQLRLAHPGIDVQVQVLTSQASLARLREGSLDIGLVALPTLAGKGVKVTPWRRDPILAYVPADWQPPASVTPQWLGQRALILNDSSTQLSRVTGDWFAAAGLFPEPRIELNYNDAIKSLVGAGYGATLLPQEGEAEPLDRRIARRPLLPGLWRQLGIACREGAVERATSHVLAALEQLRQ; encoded by the coding sequence ATGCGGGAAATCAGCCTCGACCGCCTGCGCACGCTTGTCCTCATCGCTGACCACGGCTCCTTCGCCGAAGCCGCCCGGCAACTCAACCTCGCGCCGCCCACCATCAGCCTCCACGTGGCGGAGCTTGAGGCCCGGGTCGGAGCGCCACTGCTGACTCGCAACCGCAATCAGATCCGCCCCACGGCCATCGGCGAAACCTTGCTGGCCCGGGCCCGCCGCCTGTTAGCCGATGCGGACCTGGCGCTGGACGAGGTGCGACGGCAAGTCGAAGGGTTGACCGGCCGCGTTCGCCTGGGCGCTTCGACCGGTGCCATCGCCCACCTGCTGCCCAAGGCGCTGGAGCAGTTGCGCCTGGCGCACCCGGGCATCGATGTGCAGGTGCAGGTGCTGACCTCCCAGGCTTCACTGGCGCGGTTACGCGAGGGCAGCCTGGACATTGGCCTGGTGGCGTTGCCGACGCTGGCTGGCAAGGGCGTCAAGGTCACACCTTGGCGGCGCGACCCGATCCTTGCCTATGTGCCGGCCGACTGGCAGCCTCCGGCCAGTGTCACCCCGCAATGGCTGGGGCAGAGGGCGTTGATTCTCAACGACAGCAGCACGCAATTGTCGCGGGTGACCGGCGACTGGTTCGCGGCCGCGGGCCTGTTCCCGGAGCCGCGAATCGAGCTGAACTATAACGACGCGATCAAGAGCCTGGTTGGCGCGGGCTATGGCGCGACGCTGCTACCGCAGGAGGGCGAAGCCGAGCCACTGGATCGGCGTATCGCCCGCCGGCCATTGCTGCCCGGGTTGTGGCGGCAATTGGGTATTGCCTGCCGTGAGGGCGCGGTGGAGCGTGCCACCAGCCATGTGCTTGCTGCACTGGAGCAACTGCGGCAATAG
- a CDS encoding TIGR04211 family SH3 domain-containing protein, whose product MPESRPASLALSALRGSLIAALVALAAPVHAEEPASDARWVSDSLSTYVRSGPTDGHRIVGTLKSGQKLTLLGTQGNYSQVRGQSGDVVWILSNDLQSVPGQTERLPQLDAQVAELSGQLKTIDDSWKTRVQGMQETLDSRKKLIDELEARNTALNEQLDQSQSTLRDTQARLGDENKQVMMRYMVYGGSIAGAGLLAGLILPSLTRGRKKNDRWF is encoded by the coding sequence ATGCCCGAATCCCGCCCAGCCTCCCTCGCCCTGTCTGCCCTGCGCGGCAGCCTGATCGCCGCCCTGGTGGCCCTCGCCGCCCCCGTGCATGCCGAAGAGCCGGCCAGTGATGCGCGGTGGGTCAGTGACAGCCTGAGTACGTATGTGCGCAGTGGCCCGACCGATGGTCACCGTATCGTCGGCACACTCAAATCCGGGCAGAAACTGACCCTGCTCGGCACCCAGGGCAATTACAGCCAGGTACGCGGGCAGAGCGGCGACGTGGTGTGGATCCTGTCCAACGACTTGCAGTCGGTTCCCGGCCAGACCGAGCGCCTGCCGCAACTGGACGCCCAAGTGGCTGAATTGTCCGGGCAACTCAAGACCATTGACGACAGCTGGAAGACTCGCGTGCAAGGCATGCAGGAAACGCTGGATTCGCGTAAAAAACTGATCGACGAACTGGAAGCACGTAACACGGCCCTGAACGAACAGCTTGACCAGAGCCAGTCAACCCTGCGAGACACCCAGGCACGCCTGGGCGATGAGAACAAACAGGTGATGATGCGCTACATGGTGTATGGCGGCAGCATCGCCGGCGCGGGCCTGCTGGCGGGCTTGATCCTGCCGTCGCTGACCCGCGGGCGTAAAAAGAACGACCGCTGGTTCTGA
- a CDS encoding MOSC domain-containing protein has protein sequence MPQANPILDHLLTGTAQPFTRPGSRSAIAKHPQPGPRQVTVLGIEGDEQGDLRVHGGIEKAIHHYPREHYKAWAEELGEHALLSQPGAFGENFSTLGWCEQDICLGDRIRVGTALLEVSQGRMPCWKLNDRFNVANMSLRVQQSGRTGWYYRVLEPGVAQAGDTLQVVERQFAAWSVARLSSVLFDKRLEPELLSECLALPLVPSWRKTLERRLEQRQVEDWNKRLQGEP, from the coding sequence ATGCCCCAGGCCAACCCCATTCTCGACCACTTGCTCACAGGCACCGCCCAACCCTTCACCCGCCCAGGCTCGCGTAGCGCCATTGCCAAACACCCGCAGCCCGGCCCCCGCCAAGTCACCGTTTTGGGTATCGAAGGCGACGAACAGGGCGACCTGCGTGTGCACGGTGGCATCGAAAAGGCCATCCACCATTACCCCCGTGAACATTACAAGGCGTGGGCTGAAGAGCTGGGCGAACACGCGTTGCTAAGCCAGCCGGGCGCTTTTGGCGAAAACTTCAGTACCTTGGGTTGGTGTGAGCAGGATATCTGCCTGGGCGACCGCATCCGCGTGGGCACGGCGTTGCTTGAAGTGTCCCAGGGCCGCATGCCCTGCTGGAAGCTCAACGACCGCTTCAACGTGGCGAACATGTCGCTGCGGGTTCAGCAAAGCGGCCGCACGGGCTGGTACTACCGGGTGCTGGAGCCAGGCGTGGCGCAGGCGGGTGATACCCTACAGGTGGTCGAGCGCCAGTTTGCGGCCTGGTCGGTCGCGCGCTTGTCGTCCGTGCTGTTCGACAAGCGTCTGGAGCCAGAATTACTCAGTGAGTGCCTGGCCCTGCCGCTGGTCCCGTCGTGGCGCAAAACCCTGGAGCGCCGCCTGGAGCAGCGCCAGGTCGAAGACTGGAACAAACGCCTGCAGGGCGAGCCATGA
- a CDS encoding sel1 repeat family protein, with amino-acid sequence MSRVVPALLIAWVPVAAHALDVRIDPHADLLYRQALPLLEQADSQDDTMSTLRTSAGDDPELTRQGQAMARTLPTAVALLKKSVELGHPVAQYRLALYYTTYLPAAQISEAACPLLEASLKQGFAPPATAIATWCAPFNASPAYREALEAIPSMATLYAAYYPQPATRLACSRSQPQGLEMQWGRQRDYQAEVYQLLGNLDPQHRQVLLQKAVEINGCVAAQQRLTSQR; translated from the coding sequence GTGAGCCGTGTCGTGCCTGCACTGCTGATTGCCTGGGTGCCCGTTGCCGCGCATGCGCTCGACGTGCGTATCGACCCCCATGCCGACTTGCTGTACCGCCAGGCACTGCCCTTGCTGGAACAAGCCGACAGCCAGGACGACACAATGAGCACGCTGCGCACTTCAGCGGGCGATGACCCGGAACTGACCCGCCAGGGGCAAGCCATGGCCCGCACGTTGCCGACCGCCGTGGCCTTGTTGAAAAAGTCCGTGGAGCTGGGCCACCCGGTCGCCCAGTACCGGCTGGCGTTGTACTACACCACCTACCTGCCCGCCGCGCAGATTTCCGAAGCGGCCTGCCCCTTGCTGGAAGCCAGCCTCAAGCAAGGGTTCGCCCCGCCAGCCACGGCCATCGCCACCTGGTGTGCCCCGTTCAACGCCAGCCCAGCCTACCGCGAAGCGCTTGAGGCAATCCCGAGCATGGCCACCCTCTACGCCGCGTATTACCCGCAACCGGCCACACGGCTGGCCTGCAGCCGCAGCCAGCCACAGGGCCTGGAAATGCAGTGGGGCCGCCAGCGTGACTATCAGGCCGAGGTCTACCAGTTGCTGGGTAATCTCGACCCTCAACACCGGCAGGTTTTGCTGCAAAAGGCCGTGGAAATCAACGGTTGCGTTGCCGCCCAGCAGCGGCTGACCAGCCAACGCTGA
- a CDS encoding LysR family transcriptional regulator, translated as MTRHFDDLQLGSLELFCLAADHGSFTAAASEAGVTPAAVSRSVARLEERLGVRLFVRTTRQMRLSDAGVAYYQQCRQALGQLVEAERQVTGGQALPSGRLRISAPTPYAHHRLLPLLPGFRQRYPQVQVDVHVSNRNVDFAEEHFDLAIRGREPDDSRLVARRLEDAELVVVATPGYLARMGTPQAPEDLTRHECIQFELASSGRRPRWSFCRDGREFEVQTQGSVTCLGDFLATATLVRHGGGVMQAYRFTVADALATGELVEVLGDYGGTSRPFMLIYPQARHMPLRVRVFIDYLFTERARLSR; from the coding sequence ATGACCCGCCACTTCGATGACCTTCAACTCGGCAGCCTGGAATTGTTTTGCCTGGCGGCAGACCATGGCAGTTTTACGGCTGCCGCCAGCGAGGCGGGGGTTACCCCAGCGGCGGTCAGCCGTAGCGTGGCGCGCCTGGAAGAGCGCCTGGGCGTAAGGTTGTTCGTGCGCACCACGCGGCAGATGCGCCTGTCCGATGCCGGTGTGGCGTATTACCAGCAGTGTCGGCAGGCACTGGGCCAACTGGTCGAAGCGGAGCGTCAGGTTACGGGCGGGCAAGCGCTACCCAGCGGCCGGTTGCGCATCAGTGCACCCACACCCTACGCCCACCATCGGCTGTTGCCGCTGCTGCCGGGCTTTCGTCAGCGTTACCCGCAGGTGCAGGTGGACGTTCATGTGAGCAATCGCAATGTCGATTTCGCAGAGGAACATTTTGACCTCGCCATTCGTGGCCGCGAGCCGGATGATTCGCGCCTGGTTGCCCGTCGGCTGGAAGATGCCGAACTGGTCGTGGTAGCCACGCCAGGCTACCTGGCACGCATGGGTACACCCCAGGCGCCGGAAGACCTCACCCGGCACGAGTGTATCCAGTTCGAACTGGCCAGCAGTGGCCGGCGGCCGCGCTGGAGCTTTTGCCGGGATGGCCGCGAGTTCGAAGTGCAAACCCAGGGCAGTGTGACGTGCCTGGGCGACTTCCTGGCCACGGCGACGCTGGTGCGCCATGGCGGCGGTGTGATGCAGGCCTACCGCTTCACCGTGGCGGATGCGCTGGCTACTGGCGAACTGGTCGAGGTGCTGGGCGACTACGGCGGTACGTCGCGCCCGTTCATGCTCATCTACCCGCAAGCCCGGCACATGCCGTTGCGGGTGCGGGTTTTCATCGATTACCTGTTCACCGAGCGTGCACGCCTTTCGCGCTGA
- a CDS encoding AraC family transcriptional regulator, whose product MSTPLREQTHLWQAPALGDVEMLHAQYVQQRFAPHVHEGYVFTVIESGAQRFWHRGSEHLAPVGSMVLINPDELHTGATAHEAGWRYRGFYPEHARVTGVLDELELGRHGMPHFRDSVIHDPTLSVAFSQLHQLSESGASALEQQTAWRHAVLALVQRHGHCPTPASPGNEPLAVARARELLECQLADPPSLEALAAAVNLSPFHFARVFRQATGLPPHAWLKQRRLARAREFLKRGMAASEVAFALGFADQSHLSRQFKQAYGVTPGTYRNACLPL is encoded by the coding sequence ATGAGCACGCCCCTGCGCGAACAGACCCACCTCTGGCAGGCGCCCGCCCTGGGCGATGTGGAGATGCTGCACGCGCAGTATGTGCAACAGCGTTTTGCCCCTCACGTGCATGAAGGCTATGTGTTCACGGTGATCGAATCAGGCGCGCAGCGTTTTTGGCACCGTGGCAGTGAGCATCTGGCGCCGGTGGGCAGCATGGTCTTGATCAACCCGGACGAACTGCACACGGGTGCGACCGCCCATGAGGCGGGTTGGCGCTATCGTGGCTTCTACCCGGAGCATGCGCGCGTCACCGGGGTGCTGGACGAGCTGGAGCTGGGGCGCCATGGCATGCCGCACTTTCGTGACAGCGTCATCCACGACCCGACACTTTCCGTGGCATTCAGCCAGTTGCATCAGTTGTCCGAATCGGGCGCGAGCGCGCTGGAGCAGCAGACGGCCTGGCGCCACGCCGTGCTGGCACTGGTGCAGCGCCATGGCCATTGCCCAACACCCGCCTCGCCCGGCAATGAACCGCTGGCAGTGGCCCGCGCCCGCGAATTGCTGGAGTGCCAGCTGGCAGACCCACCGTCGCTTGAGGCACTTGCGGCGGCAGTCAACTTGTCGCCCTTTCACTTTGCCCGGGTGTTCCGCCAGGCCACTGGCTTGCCGCCGCACGCCTGGCTCAAGCAGCGCCGGCTGGCGCGAGCACGTGAATTTCTCAAGCGCGGCATGGCGGCTTCGGAAGTGGCGTTTGCGCTGGGGTTTGCCGACCAGAGCCATTTGAGCCGCCAGTTCAAGCAGGCGTACGGGGTAACGCCGGGGACGTATCGCAACGCCTGCTTGCCCCTGTAA
- the argC gene encoding N-acetyl-gamma-glutamyl-phosphate reductase, with translation MHTPVVFIDGDQGTTGLQIHARLQGRDDLRLLTLPEHERKNPQRRREAINSADIALLCLPDDAAREAVAAIHNPAVRVIDASSAHRTAPGWVYGLPELDEHQAEHIARAKRVSNPGCYPTGAIALLRPLVKAGLVPADYPLSIHAISGYSGGGRAAVERHESPGMVQAPTLQLYGLELAHKHVPEIQQHAGLSARPMFLPGYAAYRQGIVLSIPLQLCLLPGRVSAEQLQACLEQHYQGARHVQVMPLHHQGPATPLNPEVLNDSNDLRLALYANAEHGQVLLTAIFDNLGKGASGAAVQNLDLMLAALQAQG, from the coding sequence ATGCACACCCCTGTTGTATTCATCGATGGCGACCAAGGCACTACTGGCCTGCAAATCCACGCCCGCCTGCAAGGGCGTGACGATCTGCGTCTGCTGACGCTGCCAGAACACGAACGCAAAAACCCGCAGCGCCGGCGCGAGGCGATCAACAGCGCCGACATCGCCCTGCTCTGCCTGCCCGACGATGCTGCCCGTGAGGCGGTGGCCGCCATCCACAACCCGGCTGTGCGGGTCATTGATGCCAGTTCGGCACACCGCACGGCACCGGGCTGGGTATACGGCCTGCCAGAACTCGACGAACATCAGGCCGAACACATCGCCCGGGCCAAGCGTGTGAGCAACCCCGGTTGCTACCCAACCGGTGCCATCGCCCTGCTGCGTCCGCTGGTCAAGGCCGGCCTTGTCCCTGCCGACTATCCGCTGAGCATCCATGCCATTTCGGGCTATTCCGGCGGTGGCCGTGCCGCTGTCGAACGGCATGAGTCGCCAGGCATGGTACAAGCGCCCACCCTGCAACTGTATGGCCTGGAACTGGCGCACAAGCACGTACCCGAGATCCAGCAACATGCCGGTTTGTCGGCTCGGCCGATGTTCCTGCCCGGTTATGCCGCCTATCGGCAGGGTATCGTCCTGAGCATCCCGCTGCAGCTGTGCCTGTTGCCTGGCCGCGTCAGTGCGGAGCAGTTGCAGGCCTGCCTTGAGCAGCACTATCAAGGTGCACGGCACGTGCAGGTGATGCCACTGCATCACCAAGGCCCGGCCACGCCCTTGAACCCGGAAGTGCTGAACGACAGCAACGACCTGCGCCTGGCGCTGTATGCCAACGCTGAACATGGTCAGGTGCTGTTGACGGCCATTTTCGACAACCTGGGTAAAGGTGCATCTGGCGCGGCAGTGCAGAACCTCGACCTGATGCTCGCGGCACTGCAGGCACAAGGCTGA
- a CDS encoding SDR family NAD(P)-dependent oxidoreductase: MNKPRTVIITGASSGLGFALAEAFLGRGDNVVGNARSQDRLDEAGVRLGQTRRFIGVAGDIAEAATAHRLLAAAREAFGGVDILINNAGIFIPKPVGEYTEADVDALVGTNLKGFFYPSQAAARIMAAQGHGQIIAITASIALQPDTRVPALLPVLVKGGLNQAVKALALELAASGVQVNAVAPGIIDTPLHSGAVEGMGALSPSGRTGSPKDVVDAVLYLADARFVSGTILPVDGGSTAGTWH; encoded by the coding sequence ATGAACAAACCAAGAACAGTCATCATCACCGGGGCCTCCAGCGGCCTGGGCTTCGCACTCGCCGAGGCCTTCCTTGGGCGCGGCGACAATGTAGTCGGCAACGCCCGCAGCCAGGACCGCCTGGACGAGGCTGGCGTGCGCCTGGGCCAAACCCGGCGCTTTATCGGTGTGGCGGGTGACATTGCCGAGGCGGCGACCGCGCACCGGCTGCTTGCCGCTGCCCGCGAGGCATTTGGTGGCGTGGATATCCTGATCAACAACGCCGGAATCTTCATCCCCAAACCGGTTGGCGAATACACCGAAGCCGACGTCGATGCGCTGGTCGGCACCAACCTCAAGGGCTTCTTCTACCCCTCCCAGGCAGCAGCACGGATCATGGCCGCGCAAGGGCACGGCCAGATCATCGCCATTACTGCGTCAATCGCCCTGCAGCCAGACACCCGCGTGCCCGCCTTGCTGCCGGTACTGGTCAAAGGTGGCCTGAACCAGGCGGTGAAAGCGTTGGCCCTGGAACTGGCGGCCAGCGGTGTGCAGGTGAACGCTGTGGCGCCCGGGATCATCGACACCCCGCTGCACAGCGGCGCTGTCGAAGGCATGGGCGCACTGTCCCCCAGCGGCCGCACCGGCTCGCCCAAGGATGTGGTCGACGCGGTGCTGTACCTTGCCGATGCCCGCTTTGTCAGCGGCACCATACTGCCGGTGGACGGTGGCAGCACTGCCGGCACCTGGCATTGA